One Acutalibacter muris DNA window includes the following coding sequences:
- a CDS encoding glycoside hydrolase family 32 protein produces the protein MKPKLFYTAPNAKCGDIIPKYIDGKYQLFYLKHWLDRDAPDFVPGWHRMESKDLVHMGPETPIHVRGGTGDIVCRNGQWHLFACIFPEGKQYVTHYISKDGSLDNWEYQEADTFGPDGDIYHCSDWRDPRIVYREELGEYWMFLAARANRPHSQTGCVGLCVSKDLKTWEYREPVYFPERFNGACECPDVFRMGDWYYLVFSSYTNLFGTYYVKCHVGETQWQIPKNHRLDARAFYAAKTAGHDMERYICGWNPTKDENIFGFWPDKFKGRDYRTWDWGGGMVVHRLIQQPDGDLGLALPESKKALFTHSVPNSFSPVTEGWQESGGCWTAKTASSQQMLLMQQMPETCYIHVKIRSDGAHQAGVILQASEEMREGYYIYVEPEMNRLVFRSWLRMYEEGGKTFPYDIELEVPLRRPGDGVYHMEVVTEGTVGLVYVNSEAAMSFRMYDYQNRNLGLFSFGKAEFSQIEMREREYE, from the coding sequence GTGAAGCCAAAGCTGTTTTATACCGCACCGAACGCCAAGTGCGGGGATATCATACCGAAGTATATAGACGGAAAATACCAGCTTTTCTATCTCAAGCACTGGCTGGACAGGGACGCCCCGGATTTTGTGCCGGGCTGGCACAGGATGGAGAGCAAGGATTTGGTGCATATGGGTCCGGAGACGCCCATCCATGTCAGAGGCGGCACCGGGGACATAGTCTGCCGCAACGGGCAGTGGCACCTGTTTGCCTGCATTTTCCCGGAGGGTAAGCAGTATGTGACCCACTATATCAGCAAAGACGGCAGTCTCGACAACTGGGAGTACCAGGAGGCTGATACCTTCGGGCCGGACGGGGACATCTACCACTGCTCCGATTGGCGCGATCCCAGGATAGTCTATAGGGAGGAGCTGGGGGAATACTGGATGTTCCTGGCCGCCCGGGCCAACAGGCCCCATAGCCAGACAGGGTGCGTGGGGCTGTGCGTGTCAAAGGACCTGAAAACCTGGGAGTACAGGGAGCCGGTGTATTTCCCCGAAAGGTTTAACGGCGCGTGCGAGTGCCCAGATGTTTTCAGGATGGGGGACTGGTATTATCTTGTGTTCTCCTCCTACACCAATCTGTTCGGCACCTACTATGTGAAATGCCATGTGGGTGAGACCCAGTGGCAGATACCCAAAAACCACAGGCTGGACGCCCGGGCTTTCTACGCCGCGAAGACGGCCGGCCATGACATGGAGCGTTACATTTGCGGCTGGAATCCCACAAAGGACGAGAATATCTTCGGCTTCTGGCCGGATAAATTCAAGGGCCGGGACTACCGAACCTGGGACTGGGGCGGCGGCATGGTGGTTCATCGGCTAATCCAGCAGCCTGACGGCGATCTGGGGCTTGCCCTTCCGGAGAGTAAAAAGGCGCTGTTTACCCATAGTGTTCCCAACAGCTTTTCACCGGTCACTGAGGGCTGGCAGGAGAGCGGTGGGTGCTGGACCGCCAAAACCGCCTCCTCCCAGCAGATGCTTTTAATGCAACAGATGCCGGAAACTTGCTATATCCACGTGAAGATACGTTCCGACGGTGCACACCAGGCCGGGGTGATACTTCAGGCCAGCGAGGAGATGAGAGAGGGCTACTATATCTATGTAGAGCCTGAGATGAACAGGCTGGTGTTCCGTTCATGGCTCAGGATGTACGAGGAGGGCGGCAAGACCTTCCCCTATGACATAGAGCTGGAAGTGCCCCTGAGAAGGCCCGGGGACGGCGTATACCACATGGAAGTAGTCACAGAGGGAACGGTAGGGCTGGTATATGTAAACAGCGAGGCCGCCATGAGCTTTCGTATGTACGACTATCAAAATAGAAATTTGGGGCTGTTTTCCTTTGGGAAGGCGGAATTCTCCCAGATAGAAATGAGGGAAAGAGAATATGAGTGA
- a CDS encoding glycoside hydrolase family 32 protein: MSEKLLKTREYEAVKSSEIPAEQRPVFHMSPAVGWANDPNGFSVYKGEYHLFYQNNPYGTRWGNIHWGHYKSRDLISWEYVPSALAPDMPYDKDGCFSGSAIEWQGKHYLMYTSNREDKLPDGTLQIRQTQSMAVGNGRDYEKFPENPVITADTLPEGSSLSDFRDPKFWREDDGFYAVIGSRSPDGSGQIALYSSRDLRSWRFVSILDRCNNEYGKMWECPDFFPLDGKQVLIVSPQEMLAEGLEHHNGNGSLCLIGSYDKGSHTFTREAVQAIDYGMDFYAGQTTETPDGRRVLIAWMNNWENYLTPNDFKWSGPMTVPRELTLRDGRLCQNPVRELEKYRTDELKLRVEASEEFKELPGVGGRVFDMTVELDTEKCKSLELRVAADGRFYTSLVYDGAKHTFTTDRTYSGSARDLLAVRTMPLTGHEGRVKLRILMDKYTVEVFANDGERVMSSLIYTPLEAEKILFCSDGAFEVMFSQIKKP; encoded by the coding sequence ATGAGTGAAAAACTATTAAAGACCCGGGAATACGAGGCCGTCAAATCATCGGAGATACCGGCAGAGCAGAGGCCGGTGTTCCACATGAGTCCCGCCGTGGGCTGGGCCAACGACCCCAACGGCTTTTCAGTGTATAAGGGCGAGTACCACCTGTTCTACCAGAACAACCCATATGGTACCCGCTGGGGAAACATCCACTGGGGGCACTATAAGAGCCGCGACCTGATAAGCTGGGAGTATGTGCCCAGTGCCCTTGCGCCGGATATGCCCTACGATAAGGACGGCTGTTTTTCGGGCAGTGCCATAGAGTGGCAGGGGAAACACTACCTGATGTACACCAGCAACCGGGAGGATAAGCTCCCGGACGGCACTTTGCAGATACGCCAGACCCAGTCCATGGCTGTGGGCAACGGCAGGGACTATGAGAAATTCCCGGAGAACCCGGTGATAACCGCCGACACTCTCCCAGAGGGCAGCTCCCTTTCGGACTTCCGGGACCCTAAGTTTTGGCGGGAGGACGACGGCTTCTACGCGGTCATAGGCAGTAGGAGCCCCGACGGCAGCGGACAGATAGCCCTATACAGCTCACGGGACCTGAGAAGCTGGCGCTTTGTGAGCATACTGGACCGCTGCAATAACGAGTACGGCAAAATGTGGGAGTGCCCGGATTTCTTCCCCTTGGACGGGAAGCAGGTGCTCATAGTCTCCCCCCAGGAGATGCTTGCCGAGGGCCTTGAGCACCATAACGGCAACGGAAGTCTCTGCCTTATAGGGAGCTACGACAAGGGCTCCCATACCTTCACCCGGGAGGCAGTCCAGGCCATTGACTACGGCATGGACTTCTATGCCGGACAGACCACCGAAACCCCGGACGGCCGTCGGGTGCTGATAGCCTGGATGAACAACTGGGAGAATTACCTTACACCAAACGATTTCAAGTGGTCCGGCCCCATGACCGTGCCCAGAGAGCTTACCCTCCGGGACGGGCGGCTGTGCCAGAACCCGGTGAGGGAGTTGGAGAAGTACCGCACCGATGAGCTAAAACTCCGGGTGGAGGCCTCCGAGGAATTTAAGGAGCTGCCGGGAGTGGGCGGCAGGGTCTTTGACATGACTGTCGAGCTGGACACGGAGAAGTGCAAAAGCCTGGAGCTCCGGGTGGCCGCCGACGGGCGCTTCTACACCTCGCTGGTATATGACGGCGCAAAGCATACCTTCACCACCGACCGCACCTATTCGGGCAGTGCCAGAGACCTGCTGGCTGTGAGGACTATGCCCCTTACCGGGCATGAGGGCAGGGTAAAGCTGAGAATACTGATGGACAAGTATACGGTAGAGGTGTTCGCAAACGATGGGGAGCGGGTCATGAGTTCGCTGATATACACGCCGCTGGAGGCGGAGAAGATACTGTTTTGCTCAGACGGGGCTTTTGAGGTGATGTTCAGCCAGATAAAAAAGCCGTAA
- a CDS encoding FGGY-family carbohydrate kinase: protein MKIAGLDIGSTGCKLTVFDSDGSCLGKAYRDYPVKRTKTAHEVEVQDIIDSVFEVMEEMGRRHPDIAGIGVTSFGETFVLTDKAGCPLHTAMLYTDPRGADECRALEEELGSAEIAAVTGLKPHGMYSLPKIMWIKDHWPEVYRRAEHILLMEDFVVFRLTGTAQIDYSLATRTMAFDINTLTWNRKILSAAGVDERLLSRPVPSGTAAGTLLPEAAKRTGLSTRLQVVSVSQDQVAGAVGAGVFDSGKALECAGTVECLTPVYDGMPPLEAMHRGNYAVVPYVVPGKYVTYCFSYTGGALIQWCADTLAKGEKELAAREGLSVHAYLERQAAEPTGLLVLPHFAGAATPYMDTGSKGAIIGMTTATTVAEIYRGCMEGIAYEMLLNMEYLRDTGVRFKKLQASGGGAASSLWMQMKADVLNIPMTALHTADSGTVGSAMITGAAIGCFGSLQEAAAQMVREKETYYPDPRQHERYMEIYERYRQLYAALRPLV from the coding sequence ATGAAGATCGCGGGACTGGATATTGGCTCAACCGGCTGTAAGCTGACGGTTTTTGATTCGGACGGCAGCTGCCTTGGCAAGGCTTACCGTGACTACCCGGTGAAGCGCACGAAGACCGCACACGAGGTTGAGGTACAGGATATAATTGACAGCGTCTTTGAGGTCATGGAGGAGATGGGCCGCCGGCACCCGGACATCGCCGGGATCGGGGTGACCAGCTTCGGAGAAACCTTCGTTTTGACCGACAAAGCCGGATGCCCGCTGCATACCGCCATGCTGTACACCGACCCCCGGGGCGCTGATGAGTGCAGGGCCCTGGAGGAGGAGCTGGGCAGCGCCGAAATAGCGGCCGTCACGGGGCTGAAGCCTCACGGCATGTACAGCCTGCCAAAAATCATGTGGATAAAGGACCACTGGCCGGAGGTGTACCGAAGGGCCGAGCACATTCTGCTCATGGAAGACTTTGTGGTGTTCCGGCTGACCGGCACGGCCCAGATAGACTATTCCCTGGCTACCAGGACTATGGCCTTTGACATCAACACCCTTACCTGGAACAGGAAAATACTCTCCGCCGCGGGAGTGGATGAGAGGCTGCTCTCAAGGCCGGTCCCATCGGGGACCGCGGCCGGGACCCTGCTGCCGGAGGCGGCTAAAAGGACGGGCCTTTCCACCCGGTTACAGGTGGTCAGCGTCAGCCAGGACCAGGTGGCAGGAGCCGTCGGAGCGGGAGTGTTCGACTCCGGGAAGGCTCTGGAATGTGCGGGTACGGTGGAGTGCCTGACCCCGGTATATGACGGTATGCCCCCCTTGGAGGCAATGCACCGGGGCAATTACGCGGTCGTCCCGTATGTGGTGCCCGGGAAGTACGTGACCTACTGCTTTTCCTATACCGGGGGCGCGCTGATACAGTGGTGCGCGGACACCCTGGCAAAGGGTGAAAAGGAGCTGGCCGCCCGGGAAGGGCTATCTGTTCACGCCTATCTTGAGCGCCAGGCGGCGGAGCCCACCGGCCTTTTAGTGCTGCCCCACTTCGCCGGAGCGGCTACGCCATATATGGATACCGGGTCCAAAGGCGCCATAATCGGCATGACCACGGCCACCACAGTGGCGGAGATATACAGGGGCTGCATGGAGGGCATCGCCTATGAGATGCTCCTGAACATGGAATATCTACGCGATACCGGCGTGCGCTTCAAAAAGCTGCAGGCGTCCGGGGGCGGGGCGGCGTCCAGCCTGTGGATGCAGATGAAGGCGGACGTGCTGAATATACCGATGACCGCGCTCCACACGGCGGACTCCGGTACGGTGGGCAGCGCCATGATAACCGGGGCGGCTATCGGCTGCTTCGGGAGCCTGCAGGAGGCCGCCGCGCAAATGGTGAGAGAAAAAGAGACCTACTACCCGGACCCGCGGCAGCACGAGCGGTACATGGAAATTTATGAGCGCTACCGGCAGCTGTACGCCGCACTTCGCCCGCTGGTATAA
- a CDS encoding class II fructose-bisphosphate aldolase, translating into MLLNLKDILQIAEEKKIAVGAFNAANLEGLEAILGAAEELGLPVIAQFAQCHENLTPLEVIGPAMVYMAKRAAVPVCVHLDHGETLDYLKKALDIGFTSIMYDGSVLPYDENLKNTRLAVEMAGKAGASVEAELGSMGRRETGSGDTAGEDETKIYTDPELAGEFAAASGIDALACSFGTTHGIYLTEPRLDFSAVSRVRSATGGIPVVMHGGSGVSREDFAKAIRAGVRKINYFTYMDKAGGSAVSAHIERQKGKPLFFSDMASAARGAMKENVKEAMRIFAMQ; encoded by the coding sequence ATGCTGCTTAACTTGAAGGATATTCTGCAGATTGCAGAGGAAAAGAAAATAGCTGTGGGAGCCTTTAACGCGGCGAATCTTGAGGGCCTGGAGGCTATACTTGGGGCCGCGGAAGAGCTGGGACTGCCGGTGATAGCCCAGTTTGCCCAGTGCCACGAAAATCTGACGCCCCTGGAGGTAATAGGCCCGGCCATGGTCTATATGGCGAAGCGGGCGGCGGTGCCGGTGTGCGTGCACCTGGACCACGGCGAGACCCTGGACTATCTGAAAAAAGCCCTGGATATAGGGTTTACCTCTATCATGTACGACGGCTCTGTGCTGCCCTATGACGAGAACCTGAAGAACACCCGGCTGGCGGTGGAGATGGCCGGAAAGGCCGGGGCATCTGTAGAGGCGGAGCTGGGCTCCATGGGCAGGCGGGAGACCGGTTCAGGGGATACCGCCGGGGAGGATGAGACCAAGATATACACCGACCCGGAGCTTGCCGGGGAATTTGCGGCCGCCTCCGGCATAGACGCGCTGGCCTGCTCCTTCGGGACCACCCACGGCATCTATCTTACAGAGCCAAGGCTGGACTTTTCGGCGGTCAGCAGGGTGCGCTCCGCCACAGGGGGCATCCCGGTGGTGATGCATGGCGGCTCCGGCGTTTCCCGTGAGGATTTTGCCAAAGCTATCCGGGCAGGCGTGCGGAAGATAAACTATTTCACATATATGGACAAGGCGGGAGGGTCGGCAGTTTCGGCCCATATAGAGAGGCAGAAGGGAAAGCCCCTGTTTTTCTCGGACATGGCCTCCGCCGCCCGTGGGGCGATGAAGGAGAACGTGAAAGAGGCCATGCGCATTTTCGCAATGCAGTGA